In Panicum virgatum strain AP13 chromosome 4N, P.virgatum_v5, whole genome shotgun sequence, a single window of DNA contains:
- the LOC120671628 gene encoding pentatricopeptide repeat-containing protein At4g02750-like, with protein sequence MVQGDVAVKRQWHHGSGCCSFVTGELRVDIRLLFHTPGSSMINFYCKVGLVEAPGAVFKQMEERYIVNWNLMVARYFQDGKIDKAFDTCGRMMETNLKFDCVTLASIIVSVLSKITNRLMLTSLIWYGLAPNGEEFSRGQKVPIRKQAPCRARTSKKIMLLFVLPQSLL encoded by the exons ATGGTGCAGGGAGACGTCGCCGTGAAGCGCCAGTGGCATCACGGCAGCGGCTGCTGCAGCTTCGTCACCGGCGAGCTGCGCGTTGACATCCGTCTTTTGTTCCACACCCCAG GTAGCTCAATGATCAACTTCTACTGTAAAGTTGGGTTGGTGGAGGCTCCAGGGGCAGTGTTTAAGCAGATGGAAGAGAGATATATTGTCAATTGGAATTTGATGGTTGCTAGGTATTTTCAGGATGGGAAGATTGACAAGGCTTTTGATACTTGTGGAAGAATGATGGAGACTAATCTCAAGTTTGATTGTGTGACATTGGCGTCCATTATCGTGTCAGTTCTGAG TAAAATCACTAACAGGCTTATGTTGACATCTCTGATATGGTATGGACTTGCACCAAATGGAGAGGAATTTTCTAGAGGTCAGAAGGTTCCAATCAGAAAACAGGCACCTTGTAGAGCGCGGACAAGCAAGAAAATAATGCTGCTATTTGTGTTGCCACAGAGCTTGCTCTGA